One Alkaliphilus sp. B6464 genomic window carries:
- a CDS encoding TorD/DmsD family molecular chaperone yields the protein MTADIKAKSEMLNFETLPLDHILKSRGWMYNFLAKYFYKEPDFKALEKLMENNLFQTLKELGEDHEGIKILADFIHKSPKLSDEEKLSIKRQYETLFYGPGHLPAPPWESVYRSDERIILDEHTLAVREFYRKWGVKLSEEDKQPDDHIGLELEFISILNKRTIEALEESDIEKAKEILNGQKTFLEKHLLIWIDEFCGMLKDNVNIDLYKGMALFTPYYLKMDRHILEELITQIDEFQK from the coding sequence ATGACTGCAGATATTAAAGCTAAATCAGAAATGCTTAACTTTGAGACACTACCATTAGATCATATATTAAAATCTAGAGGTTGGATGTATAATTTTTTAGCAAAATATTTTTACAAAGAACCTGATTTTAAAGCATTGGAAAAATTAATGGAAAATAACTTATTTCAAACCCTAAAGGAATTAGGAGAAGATCATGAAGGCATAAAAATTTTAGCAGATTTTATCCATAAGTCCCCTAAGTTAAGTGATGAAGAAAAATTGAGCATAAAGAGACAGTATGAAACATTATTTTATGGACCAGGTCACCTACCGGCACCTCCTTGGGAATCAGTGTATAGGAGTGACGAAAGAATTATTTTGGATGAACATACCTTAGCTGTAAGAGAATTTTATAGAAAATGGGGCGTAAAGCTAAGTGAAGAAGACAAGCAACCAGATGATCATATTGGCTTAGAATTAGAATTTATATCTATATTAAACAAAAGAACAATAGAAGCTCTAGAAGAGAGTGATATAGAAAAAGCAAAAGAAATTTTGAATGGACAAAAAACTTTTTTAGAAAAGCATCTATTAATCTGGATAGATGAATTTTGTGGAATGCTAAAGGATAATGTTAACATAGATCTTTATAAAGGAATGGCACTTTTTACTCCTTATTATTTAAAAATGGATAGACACATATTAGAAGAACTTATTACGCAAATAGATGAATTTCAGAAATAA
- a CDS encoding DMSO/selenate family reductase complex B subunit, which yields MSEQLGFCIEQHLCTGCKACQVACKDKNNLELGQLWRKVTESEGGNYTREGNGLKQNVYAYWTSMSCNHCVNPSCVEACPTGAMYKREQDGIVLIDQEKCIGCGVCKQNCPYDAPQLIEEGKMGKCNYCIDLIQQGKEPQCVAACPLRALHSGPIEELKNKYKGTNKTQDFAETSTEPSIVIVPHKNAVR from the coding sequence ATGTCAGAACAATTAGGATTTTGTATAGAGCAACATCTATGTACTGGTTGTAAAGCGTGTCAAGTCGCTTGTAAAGATAAAAATAATTTGGAATTAGGACAGCTATGGAGGAAGGTTACTGAAAGTGAAGGAGGTAATTATACACGTGAAGGTAATGGATTAAAACAAAATGTTTATGCATACTGGACAAGTATGTCTTGTAACCATTGTGTTAATCCTTCCTGCGTGGAAGCCTGTCCTACAGGAGCTATGTATAAAAGAGAACAAGATGGTATTGTATTAATTGATCAAGAAAAATGTATTGGCTGTGGTGTGTGTAAACAAAACTGCCCGTATGATGCACCACAATTAATAGAAGAAGGCAAAATGGGAAAATGCAACTATTGTATTGATTTAATACAGCAAGGAAAAGAACCACAATGCGTAGCTGCTTGCCCGCTACGAGCACTTCACAGTGGTCCTATTGAGGAGCTAAAAAATAAATACAAAGGAACTAATAAAACTCAAGATTTTGCTGAAACAAGTACAGAACCATCAATAGTTATTGTGCCACATAAGAATGCGGTAAGATAA